A single Sporosarcina sp. FSL W8-0480 DNA region contains:
- a CDS encoding ATP-dependent Clp protease ATP-binding subunit — translation MKCQHCGKNEATMSFRLQVNHQRMQMHMCHSCFQQLQGQLNASLGNDASQFFQANGKPQAYTQVREVDENQGNGLLDQLGRNISKDADEGRIDPVIGRDQEVKRVIETLNRRNKNNPVLIGEPGVGKTAIAEGLAVKISEGDVPAKLLNKQVYVIDVASLVSNTGIRGQFEERMKQLIEEIENRKDVIVFIDEIHLLVGAGSSEGSKMDAGNILKPALARGGMQLIGATTLKEYRQIEKDAALERRFQPIIVKEPSMEDAIAILHGIKDRYETFHEVRYSDDAIRAFVTLSQRYIQDRFLPDKAIDLMDEVGARLNLKQSTADAEQIGKRLEEVVLQKEQAAETEDYEKAAALRQEEIQLRQQLEDVRENDEPIHEVTVEDIEQIVEEKTGILVTKLQASEQAKMKDLSENLRKKVIGQAEAADKVAKAIRRSRAGLKSKNRPIGSFLFVGPTGVGKTEITKVLAEELFGSRDNLIRLDMSEYMEKHAVSKIIGSPPGYVGHEEAGQLTEQVRRNPYSILLLDEIEKAHPDVQHMFLQIMEDGRLTDSQGRTVSFKDTVIIMTSNAGTGEKKVSVGFNQTAHESVSMLESLGNYFKPEFLNRFDAIVQFNELTEDNLLGIVDLMLIDLEEAIEENNIVISISPEAKRELVKLGYDKRFGARPLRRVIQDKIEDPLTDLILEEDDIAKVHVDVVDEEIVVSKA, via the coding sequence ATGAAATGTCAACATTGTGGTAAAAACGAAGCAACTATGAGCTTTCGACTACAGGTTAACCATCAACGTATGCAGATGCATATGTGTCATAGCTGTTTCCAACAGCTCCAAGGACAACTGAATGCTTCGCTTGGTAATGATGCAAGCCAATTTTTCCAAGCAAATGGCAAACCGCAAGCTTACACACAAGTTAGAGAAGTCGATGAAAATCAAGGAAATGGCCTGTTAGACCAACTGGGAAGAAATATCTCGAAAGATGCGGATGAAGGAAGAATTGACCCCGTTATCGGTCGTGATCAGGAAGTAAAACGCGTCATCGAAACTTTAAATAGAAGAAACAAAAACAATCCCGTACTTATCGGGGAACCGGGTGTCGGTAAAACAGCGATTGCAGAAGGACTCGCAGTTAAAATTAGTGAAGGCGATGTTCCTGCAAAATTATTGAATAAGCAAGTCTATGTCATAGATGTAGCTTCACTCGTTTCAAACACAGGTATTCGAGGTCAATTTGAAGAGCGCATGAAGCAATTAATAGAGGAAATTGAAAACCGTAAAGATGTCATTGTCTTTATCGACGAAATTCATCTTCTTGTTGGTGCAGGATCATCAGAAGGCTCAAAGATGGATGCGGGGAATATTTTGAAACCTGCATTGGCACGCGGAGGCATGCAGCTGATTGGTGCAACGACATTGAAAGAGTATCGTCAAATTGAAAAAGATGCAGCACTTGAACGGCGATTCCAACCGATTATTGTAAAAGAACCTTCAATGGAAGACGCGATTGCAATCTTGCACGGCATTAAAGATCGTTATGAGACTTTCCATGAAGTTCGTTATTCCGATGATGCAATCCGGGCGTTCGTCACATTATCACAACGCTATATCCAAGATCGATTTTTGCCGGATAAAGCAATCGATTTGATGGATGAAGTGGGTGCACGCTTGAATCTTAAACAATCTACAGCAGATGCCGAGCAAATCGGTAAACGCCTTGAAGAGGTCGTTCTGCAAAAAGAACAAGCCGCAGAAACTGAAGACTATGAAAAGGCGGCAGCTTTAAGACAAGAAGAAATTCAATTGCGTCAACAACTTGAGGATGTTAGGGAAAACGACGAACCTATCCACGAAGTGACAGTCGAAGATATTGAGCAAATCGTTGAAGAAAAAACGGGCATCTTAGTAACAAAATTGCAAGCATCCGAACAAGCAAAAATGAAAGATCTATCAGAAAATCTACGTAAAAAAGTAATCGGACAAGCAGAAGCGGCTGATAAGGTAGCAAAAGCAATTCGACGAAGCCGAGCGGGATTAAAATCGAAAAACCGTCCCATCGGATCCTTCCTATTCGTTGGTCCAACAGGTGTTGGTAAGACAGAAATTACAAAAGTGCTGGCGGAAGAACTATTCGGCTCCCGTGACAATTTAATCCGTCTCGATATGAGTGAATACATGGAGAAACATGCCGTCTCTAAAATTATCGGCTCTCCTCCGGGTTATGTAGGGCATGAAGAAGCGGGCCAATTAACAGAACAAGTCCGCCGCAACCCGTATTCGATTCTACTCCTTGACGAAATCGAAAAAGCGCACCCTGACGTTCAACATATGTTCCTTCAAATTATGGAAGACGGTCGATTAACCGATTCGCAAGGTCGAACAGTGAGCTTCAAAGATACGGTCATCATCATGACGAGCAATGCCGGAACAGGGGAGAAAAAGGTAAGTGTCGGGTTCAATCAAACCGCGCATGAATCGGTCTCCATGCTTGAATCGCTTGGTAACTACTTCAAACCGGAATTCCTCAACCGTTTCGATGCGATTGTACAGTTCAATGAATTGACAGAAGACAACCTCCTTGGAATTGTGGACTTGATGCTCATTGATTTGGAAGAAGCGATTGAAGAAAACAACATCGTAATTTCAATCTCGCCTGAAGCGAAACGGGAATTAGTAAAATTAGGCTACGACAAACGCTTTGGGGCACGTCCACTTCGTAGAGTTATCCAAGACAAAATCGAAGATCCATTAACAGATCTTATTTTGGAAGAAGACGATATTGCAAAAGTCCATGTCGATGTTG